In Sphingobacterium sp. SRCM116780, the genomic stretch CTTCATGATTATATAAAAAATAATTACTTTCTGGTTGATGACTATTTTTCATTAAATCATTGATCATATAGATTAATGATGAGCCTGTCCGTTCTAAGTATGAAGGAAGTAATGCTAGTATAGCAATATTTTCAATTTTCCCATAAAATTGCTCAAATGCTGCACGGAAACTTTGCTCATAGACCCTCTTTTCTGCAACCAAATGTTTGCTTGTAATCATTCCGGTTGTTCCTGAACTTGTAAAAGTAATTTCAGGTGAATAACCATCTGCAATAATGGCCTGTGTTTTAAAAAGTTCTATGGGTAGAAAAGGGATTTTTGTAAAATGATCGATCGCATTGATAGGTCTATTTAATTGTTGCACATATTGCCGATAGATGCTTACATGTTCCATTTGAAAACGAAAAGTGTTCAAACAGATTTCATTAAATTCCGTTTCATTTTGAATAGTAAATATCCGATCCCAATTCATAGATTTTAAAAAATTTGCATGCAAATATACATATTATTAAAAGTTGAATGAAAAACAAAAAAGGTTCTTATGCAATTAACACAAGAACCTTTTTTGTCTCATTAATGCTATTATTTTATAACATTCCACCGTCAACGGGTAATACTTGGCCAGTTACATAAGCAGATAGATCTGATGCTAAAAATAAACAAACATTAGCAACGTCTTCAGCCTCTCCAGCACGCTTTAATGGAATACCTGCTTCCCATCCTTCAACAACTTTAGGATCTAATACTTCCGTCATTTCTGTACGAATAAATCCAGGTGCAACCACATTAGTCCGGATATTTCTTGATCCTAATTCTTTAGCGATAGATTTAGAGAAACCAATAATACCTGCCTTAGAAGCGGCATAATTAGCTTGACCAGCATTCCCTTGAACCCCAACAACGGAACTCATATTGATAAACGACCCTTTACGGTTCTTCATCATAACTTTAGACGCCGCTTTTGTTATATTAAAAATCGATTTCAAGTTTACATTGATAACATCATCCCAGTTTTCTTCTGTCATACGCATCAACAACCCATCTTTTGTAATTCCAGCATTGTTTACCACAATATCAATGGTGCCAAAATCAGCTACAATATCGCTAATTAATTTATCCGCTTCATCAAATTTTGATGCATCCGAACGGTAACCTTTTACAGTAGTTCCGAAAGCCTGAAGTTCTTGCTCTAAAGCCTGACCTTTTTCCACAGATGATAAATATGTGAATGCTACATTTGCTCCATTTTGAGCAAATACTTCAGCAATTTTTCTACCTATTCCTTTTGATGCTCCAGTAATAAGAGCAATTTTTCCTTCAAGTAATTTCATTCTTATGTATTAATATTTAATAAAGGGTTCTTGCAAAAATGTTAAAACTATCCTACAATAGCAACATTATACACAATTTAATTCAATGATTTAGAACAATAATTGGAAATTAAAGCTTTTAAAGCGCCTTGATCTTGAAGGCAAATTGCCAATGGAAATGAACGCTTTATTGGAAGTTAGGGAATTCTTAATAAAAGTATGGTATTTTTGAATAAGTCTCTCTAAAAAGTACAGTTTTTTGACAAAAGGATTACGTTAATATAAAAATCTATATTAAATTTGCATCAATCACAAAGACATGAGTAAAAAAACAAAAAATACCAAAGAGGTAGATGTCGTTTTAATTGGCGCAGGTATCATGAGCGCAACTTTGGGCACACTAATTAATGAGTTAAGTCCAGATATTAAAATAGAGATTTTAGAACGTTTAGATGTAGTCGCTGCAGAAAGTTCTGATGCATGGAATAATGCAGGAACTGGCCACTCGGCATTATGTGAATTGAATTACACACCACAAAAAGAAGATGGTTCTGTAGAAATTGATAAAGCAATTAGTATTGCTGAACAATTTGAAGTGTCTAAACAATTTTGGACTTATTTAGTTGATAAAGGAGTTATTCCAAAACCAGAAGATTTTATTCGTTCAGTTCCGCATATGAGTGCTGTATTTGGCGAAAAGGATATTGATTTTTTACGTAAAAGATTTGATGCCTTATCTCCGAATAATTTGTTTAAAGGAATGGAGTTTACAGAAGATAAAGCTGTTCTTAACGAATGGATACCTTTAATGATGAAAGGTCGCCCAGCGGATGATAAAATTGCTGCGACTAAAATGATTTTAGGTACTGATGTAAATTTTGGTTCATTAACACGTGATTTAGTTAAGCATCTTGATGCGAAAGATAATATTACCTTACATCTAAAGCAGGAAGTGCGTGATATTGAAAGAAATGATAACGACACTTGGAAAATAGAAGTAAAGGATTTACAGACCGGAGAAAAACGTGAAATCAATGCTAAATTTGTATTTATTGGTGCTGGTGGACATTCTTTGTTGCTACTAGAAAAATCAGGCATCCCAGAATCAAAAGGATACGGAGGTTTTCCAGTAGGTGGTCAGTGGTTGCGATGTGTCAATGAAGAGGTTATTAATGGACATCATGCTAAAGTGTATGGAAAAGCATCAATTGGTGCGCCACCCATGTCTGTTCCACACTTAGATACACGTTATATAGATGGTAAACAAGCGCTACTGTTTGGCCCATATGCAGGGTTTTCTACTAAATTCTTGAAACAAGGATCGTATTTTGATTTACCTGCATCTATTAAATTGTCTAATATAAAACCTATGTTATCTGTAGGACGTGATAATATGGACTTGACGAAATACCTCATTTCTGAAGTGATGAAAAGTCCAAAAGACAAGCTGGATGCATTAAAACAATTTATGCCAACGGCAAAATTAGAGGATTGGAAAATTGAAGCGGCAGGCCAACGTGTTCAAGTAATCAAAAAAGATGCTAAACATGGTGGGGTATTAGAATTCGGTACAGAGGTTGTGTCTTCTGCAGATGGTTCAATTGCTGCATTGCTTGGTGCTTCACCAGGAGCTTCTACTTCAGTAGCAATTATGATCAAATTACTTAAAAGATGTTTCCCTGATCGGGCGAAATCAGATGAGTATCGTAAAAAATTGCGTGAGATTATCCCTTCTCATGGACAATCCCTTAACGATAATGTTGAATTATGTAAAGCGACAAGAGAGCGTACACATACAGCATTGAAATTAGATAATTTTAAAGATTAATTTCTTTTACCATACTTATGGGGTGCTTGCAGTAATTTTTTACTGAAACAGGCTGAGATTATACCCAATAACAACAATTGCTCATCACTTCGAGCAATTGTTGTTATATACCTGATCCAGATAATGCTGGCGTAGGGATTTTAATTTCAAAAAACATTGTTTTTATAGCCAATCCATAAGTGCGTATTGTTTACATTTTACACACTTGAATGCATATAGATCAAATTTTAGCAGATTTTTTTCAACAAATCAAAGCAACGTCTTTAGCCGAATGGCTTGCTGTTGGCTTTGGTATTCTACAGGTATGGTTTGCCAAAGCTAATAAACCGATCAATTATCTCTTCGGTATTTTTGGTATCTTGATATCGATATATGCGTTGTTCTTTGCTAAGTTGTATGGAGAGATTGTACTCAATATGTATTATTTGCTGATGAGTATCTACGGTTGGATATATTGGGAACAGAACAGCAATCAATCACAGGCTATATCGACATCAACGAAAAAAGATTGGATCGTTGTGCTGATGATTTGCTTTATTGGATTTAATATATTCTATTTTGGATTGATACATGTTACGGATTCGGATGTTCCTTTGTGGGATGCACTTGTGTCTTGTACAGCATGGGCAGGAATGTGGTTATTAGCAAAACGGAAGATAGAAAACTGGATACTATTAAACATCAGTAACCTCATGGCAATACCTTTACTTTACCATAAAGGTCTATTACTGTTTGCTGCTTTAACTTTATTTTTATTTGTCATGGCATTTTTTGGCTATTTTAACTGGAAACGACTTTTAAAACGTGAATTTACATATGTTGCTCAACCAAGCTCAAATTAATATAATAAAGGATCAGCAGGCATTAGCGATTCAAGCTAAATCAATGACTTCGCAACAATTAGATTTAGCTATTTCTGAAAAATGGTTCAAGATTTGGGTGCCAAAATCTCTCGGTGGAATGGGACTACCTTTAATAGACGGGCTCCAGTTTTTAGAAGAATTAGCCTATTATGATGGGGGACTAGCATGGACAGTCACATTATGTTCAGGAGCAAATCTTTTTGTCGGGTTTATTGATCCACAAATTGGGAAAGAGATCTTTGAAAACCCCGCGGTCTGTCTTGGAGGCAGCGGACGTGCTTCTGGATATGCGGAAAAAATGAACGATGGATATCGAATTAAAGGATATTGGAAATATGCAACAGGAGCTCCCCATTTGACCCATTTCACGGCAAATTGTATAGTAACTGAAAACGGTATACCGTTACTTGATGAACATGGGGAATCACTTGTAAAATCATTCTTTTTTGATCGAGATGATGTGTTAATACATTATGACTGGGATACTTTTGGCCTTGAATGTACCGCAAGTCATAGTTTTTCCGTAGAAAACCATTTTGTAAAAGCATCAAGGAGTTTTCTGATAAAAGAGACAACAAGTACTTGGTCTGATCAATTGTACCAGTATCCATTTATGCCATTTGCAGAATTAACCTTATTAACTAATTTTATAGGGATGTATAAACGTTTTCTTGATTTAGTTGAGAAATATTTTATTCAACGATCTAATGATACCATTTGGTTAGAAAATAAAGGAAAGGAAAAGTTTAAATTATTGGATGGGATACAACATGATCTTGATACCCGCAGACTCTCTATTTATAAATTAGCTGAACATTCATGGCAAAATCTAACATATAAAAAAGATAATCAGTCGTTATATGACAGTATTGCTGTTGAAAGTCGAGATTTTGTAGTAATAATTAAACAAAACATCATCGCTTTGTTTCCGCTTTGTGGTATTGCAGCTGCTCAACGTGAGCATGAAATGAATATTGTATTTCGTAATATTTTTACAGCCACTCAGCATAGCTTATTGCAACATTAAAAAAGTCCGATTTTTTTTATCGGACTTTTTTAATGTTGCTTTTCAAGCGCATCTTTCAAGTTCATGAGCCGCAAGTAAGAAGGGCATTTCTCCTTTTCCTTTGTCCATCTTTCAAGAGCTGCTAAATTTGACTGAATAAATTTAGGCATATCAAAAACATGCATATCGATCGTAATTTGTATCTCATTTGGTAATGAAACAGAATCAAAGTATTCTTTTAGTTCTTCAATAGTCATGCTTCAAATATACAAAAAGCAATAAGGAAGAGGAATAAAATTACTAAGATATGAATCAAAAAAATATATAATTACTCTTCTTTTGTTAAATTTTATCCTCTTCTATACTCAATAAACATATACATCATAAAAATTTAGTACTTAACTTGTTTTTAGTCGATAGAAATAGGTGAAATGATTTGAATACAAGACAAATCTGTTATATTTATACGAATATTTAATACAAAGTCTCTGCTTGCATCATAATTTATATGTCATGATTATAGAAAAAAGCTGTATCTCTGATTTATCTGCTCATATGGAGTTGTATCATAAAGCAATTGCATTCCAACGTTCAGTAGGGAATGCTAACTGGATAGGGTTTGACGATCAAGCTGTCCTCAAAGAAATAGAATCAGAATTACAATATAAAATAGTTATTGATGGTAAAATTGCTTGTGTATTTTTATTAACAACATCAGATCCTATTATTTGGAAAGAAAAGGATGCAGATCCTGCAATTTACATTCATCGTATTGCGACTAATCCTGACTTTAGAGGACAGAATTTCGTAAAGAAAATAATAGATTTCGTAAAAGATTTAGCTCTAAAGGAACATAAGACTTTTATCCGAATGGATACAACGGCGGGAAATGATCGATTGAATGATTATTATAAAAAATGTGGGTTTACCATTGTAGATACCATTTCGATACAAGGGACAGCAGATATGCCTACACATTATCAAAATAATTTATTTACCCTATTTGAGATGAACGTTTAGATGAATGATAACCTTTCATTCACTAAAATCTTCAGATAAAAAAATCTGTTGATGAAATAGAATCATAGCATTAGAATTTTTAAATAATTTTTTCAGAAACATGCAACATAGCTTTAATTTTAGATTTTCAAGCAAGTATTTACTATTGACCTTTTTGTTATTTATCTTGGAAATTTTGATAGCGACTATATGGAAGGATATTTTTTGGTTAAGGGCTTATATCGGAGATGTGATTGTGGTTATATTATTGTATACGATGATCAAAATCTTTTGTGATATAGATAAAACAAAACTCCTTCTAGCTATTTTCATTTTTTCTATTGTTATTGAGTTATTACAATACTTTAAGTTTGCTGATTTTTTAGGCCTCCAAGCTGGAAGTATTCCTTATATACTCTTGGGAAATAGTTTTAGCTGGATAGATATCTTTTGTTATTTTTTAGGTTGTTTAATTACATGGGTAACACCTAAATTGTAATTTTAAATCGTCTTCACCTTCATTAATCATAATATTTCTTTTGGATGATTTGCTAAAAGCTAAGCTACAAATTAGAATAAAGAACAATTGGAACCGCTGCTATTAGAAATAAAAAACAAAATAACGATGGCCCTTTTAATTTTAGAAACAAGCATTAAGGCACCCCTTATAGTTGTATTTGATCTATCTCGAAGTATTGATCTTCATATGCTATCGACTACGGATACCCATGAAAAAGCAATAGCAGGTGTTACCTCTGGACTAATAAAATTGCACGAAACTGTTAAATGGAAAGCTAAACATTTAGGAATTTATCAAACGTTAACAGTTCGAATTACGCAGATGAAAGAGCCTTATTTCTTTGAAGATAAAATGATTCAAGGCATTTTTGAATTTATGGAACATCAGCATATTTTTGAAGAGATCAATGATGAAGTTGTAATGAAAGATATTTTTCAGTTTCGCGCTCCATGGGGGATATTAGGGAGATTAGCGGAGTGGATGTTTCTTAAAAGATATATGAAACGATTCTTAGAAGAGCGTAACACTGTTATAAAAGAAGTTGCAGAATCGGGAAAGTGGAGGAATTTTCTGTCTTATCCCTTTTAATTGCGATAAATTCCCTTCATATATCCAACACACATAATTTTAGAAGCAGAATAAAGTAAAATACTTATCTTAGTTCTATCATGATCACCTTATTGAAGTAATAATGGAAATATATTCGAAAATTGCCATAAGTTTAGTTGCAGTGGAGCATTTATATATTTTATGGATGGAAATGTTTGCTTGGGAAACCAAGGGAAAAGAAGTCTTTAAGGACGCTATGCCAAAAGAATTGTTTACACCAACCAAAGGTCTGGCAGCAAATCAAGGATTATATAATGGGTTTTTAGCAGCTGGTTTAATTTGGTCACTTATTATTTGCGATCTGTATTGGCAAAAGAATATTGCATTATTTTTTTTAGGATGTGTTGTTATTGCAGGAATTTATGGTGCATTTTCAGCCTCAAAAAAAATATTTTTTGTACAGGCATTACCTGCTATTGTTGCTATTATATTAATTATTGTTTCATAAGCTATGGTAAATGAATTCCTTTTTATGTAAAAAAGGTTTAAATTAATGTAGTATTCCGTTGTAAAATAGGTTGTTATAAATATGAAAGAAGAATTGTTCCATCTAGAGAATCAAAACACTTGGGAAGATTTGGGAAAAGGAGTTAAAAGGCAGGTAGCCGTGTTTAATTCTATGATGATGCTGACTAAAGTTAAGTTTGAAAAAGGGGCAAAGGGTGAGCTACATCAACATCCACATATACAAATCTCGTATGTTAAATCAGGTAAATTTCTGTATATCATTGATGATGTAGTGCAAACACTAGAAGAAGGGGATAGTTGTATTATTCCTGCAAATTCAGTACATGGTTGTGAATGCATATCCGCAGGAGAGCTTATTGATTCGTTTACACCCTGTAGAGAAGATTTTCTTAAAGAAGAAGCTTCTTAACATTGTTTTAAAATTTTGTTTTCCCTCACCTGCATAACATAAAAATACAGAAGCACTAATCTAAATCCTTCACCTGATTAGCAAATCCTTTTATCAAAGCTTTCCACTGGGGAAAAGATACCCCCATTATTGCACCTAAGCCAACAACAAAGTTTCGCACATTATCCAGAATAATACTGTTTGAGGTATTCAAGACTTCATTTCGACCCGCATATTGAAATAATAAGCTATTATTTCGTTGTTCGATTATAAGTGTAGAGGTGGCGATTCCTTCAAAAAAATGTGCCGTATCTTTATTTTCTTGCTTTGTAGGATCAGGACATGGTTTGAGACTGATAGATAGTATTTTAAATTCCTCCATATCTTTTTCTTCCAGATGCACAACGTTTACCCAATCATAACCCTCCGTTCTTGGAAGTCCAGGACCTGGGATATCTATTTTTATATAGTCATGCAGTTGTATTATCCTTTCTAATGGTTGTCCAGTAGTATCGACTAGCTGAAATGTTGCTGCTGGAATTGCTGCTATTATATGCCAGCTATTAATTTCTAATAAATTTTGTTTTGCTATTTTAAAAGCTTGATCAGCATTTTCAGTTGTGGAGAATTCAACTGTTTCAAAACAATCCAATTTGTTTCCTTCTTTTTGTTTCGGAATAATATTTTTCATTGTACTGCCTTTATTTAAAGAACATCCGAAAATGGATTTTGTTTAACTATCCACCTACAATCATAAGTGGATACCATGTGTTTTTAGCGGATGTTATGAACATTTGGATCCATTCTGCTGTTCATTAAAGAAAAGTTATGGGCAAATTATCACCCTATCAAAACAAGCGTGATTTTAATCAGACAAAGGAACCGAGCGGAGCCGCTAAATCTCGAAAAGTAACACGTTTGCGCTTTGTGGTACAGCGCCACCATGCTAGTCGTTTGCACTATGATTTTCGACTGGAATTAGACGGTGTTTTAAAAAGCTGGGCTGTGCCAAAAGGACCATCTATGAATCCTCAAGATAAGCGATTAGCTGTAAGGGTAGAAGATCATCCTATCGATTACGCTTCTTTTGAAGGAAGTATTCCTGAGGGAAATTATGGGGCAGGACAAGTGAGTATTTTCGACGCTGGTTATTATGATTTTTTAGAAGACGATACTGCTCTCCAGTTTTTGAAAAAATTAGAAAATGGCTCCCTTAAATTTATCTTGCATGGACATATCTTGAAAGGAGAATTTGTATTGGTTTTGATCAAGGATGGTCAGGAGAAGAACTGGTTGCTGATCAAACATAAAGACAAATATGCAACACAAATATCCTTTGATATTGAGAGTTTTATAGATGATGCTGTCAAGAAAATAGGACGTGGTACCTCGGCAATTCAAGGTAAGAAAAAAGATAGTATAAAGACCAAAGAACCTCCTAAAAATAAAAAAGACAATTCATCCGATAAAGAAAATGGAGTCATGCTCACCCAATTGGTTTCACAGTTACCCGAAGATGTTAATTGGATTTATGAAAAGAAATATGATGGTTTTCGTTTGTTAGCATCTGTAAATAAGCAACAAGTCAATCTAGTGTCTCGTAATGGGCTGCCAATGAATAAATTATTTCCGAGCATAGTGAAAAGTTTAGAAGAGATTTCTTTACAAAATTTTCAACTCGATGGAGAAATAGTTGTTGAAGATCAGAATGGTTATTCTAAATTTCAGGAATTAAAAAGCGGAGAACCACTTAAAGCAGGTTTACTGTTGAAATATTACATATTTGATATTTTGGAATTGAACGGAAATGATTTAACCTCTTTTCCACTTTTTGAGCGAAAGGAATTATTGGATTTGACACTGAAGAAACACTTTTCTTTCCCGTTATTACCTGTTGAGACCTTAGCGGAAAAACCATCAAATTTATTATCTGTTGCTGCAAAAATGGGCTGGGAAGGAATTATTGGTAAATTAAGGGATAGCAGCTATCAACGAGGCAAACGTACAGGAGATTGGATTAAAGTGAAAGTACATAAAAGTCTAGAAGCGTTAATCTGTGGGTATACGCAACCACAAGGTACACGCGACTATTTTGGAGCACTTGTTTTGGGCTATTATGACCATGATCGCCTTATTTATCTAGGGAATTGTGGTACAGGATTTAAAGACAGTGATTTAAAAGAACTTTATCAAGAATTTGAAAAACTCATTAGATCGAATAAACCATTCGATAAGTCGATCAAGATCGCAAAAGAAAAAGAGGTTACTTGGTTGATTCCAAAACTAGTAGCTGAAATCTATTATAGTGATTGGACACAAGATCATCATTTGAGACAACCTGTATTTAAGGGATTGCGTACAGATAAAACTAAGGATAGCATGAATACTGAAGAAATAAAAACAACACAGCTTCCGAGTATAGAAAAAGAACAATTAAAAATCAACAGACATCTGGTTCAATTAAGTCATCTTGATAAAATTTACTGGCCAGAGGAAGGATATACCAAAGGGCAAATGTTAGCTTACTACGAACAGTTTGGTGATTTTTTGTTACCCTACCTGCACGATAAGCCAATTTCTCTTCATCGTTTTCCAAACGGTATCAACAGCAAAGGTTTTTTTCAAAAGGATCTGGATATTAAAAATCTACCAAGTTGGATTAAAACAAAAAGTATATTTTCTGAAAGTAGTAATCGCGATATAAATTATCTGATCTGCAATAATAAAGAAACGCTGCTTTATCTTGCTAACCTAGGTTCCATAGAAATCAATCCATGGCTTTCTTCTTATAAAAAACCTGATAAACCAACCTTTGCTGTACTTGATCTTGATCCTAATGGTATGGATTTTCAAGAAGTTGTTCAAGTAGCTTTAACGGTTAAAGAAATCATGGATGAAGTAAATGTTCAGGCACATGTAAAGACTTCAGGTTCTTCAGGACTTCATATTTATTTTTACCTTAAAGAGCGCTATGCGTTTGAAGTTGTTCGCAATTTTGTGGAGTGGCTCGCTACCTTAGTCCAACAGAAGCATCCAGATACGACTAGCATAGAAAGAAATTTAGATAAAAGAAAAGGTCTTATCTATCTGGACTACTTGCAAAATAGGAGTGGACAGACGGTGGTTGCTCCTTATTCGATCCGACCAAAGAAGGGCGCAACGATCAGTGCACCTCTTGATTGGAAAGAAGTTAATCCAAATTTAGAAATCTCTCTTTTCAATATTGAAACCATGCCAGGCAGGCTACAAAATAATCCTGATCCTTGGCAAAACATTTGGGATCATCCAATTGATCTAAAGCAAGCCTTGTTAAAACTTTAAGCAAGACTTGCTTTGAGTTTAGCCAATAGTTCTGTTGCTTTGGTATTTTCTACATTGATCTTCCGGATGGTCGCACGTTTTCCTTTATCTTTTTGTTGAATGATTTTTAACAAATCCTGCATATATTCATTTTTGTACTTGCTGATGTCAAACACCTTACTATGCTGTTTGATAAGCTGTAGTGCCATATCCATTTCAGCCTTTTGAATCTTAATAGCGCTCGGTAGATGAAGTTCGTCCATACTCTTTATCTCTTGTTGATAGCGGATTTTGTTCAGAACTAAACCACCTTGATAGGGTTTTACAAGAGCTAAATGCTCTACATTGCGCATGACAAAAGAACCCAAACCTGCAGTTTTACTTTTTTCTAAAGCTTTCGTCAGCAGTTGGTAAGCTTTTTCGCCTCCTTTTTGAGGTTCCATAAAGTATGGAGTTTCAAAATAGATACTGTCGATCTCATTGAGTTGTACAAATGCATGGAGGTTAATCATTTTTGTTTTTTCAGGACTGGCTTCTTCAAAATCAGCATCCTCTAAGATTACATAATGATCCTTTAGAAAATAACCTTTAACGATATTTTCCCAACCGACTTCTTTTCCTGTTTTTTCATTGACTCTTTTGAATTTTATATTCGATTGATCCTTTCTATCCAGCATATCCAAGTCTAAACTACTACTTGCTGTTGCGCTGTATAGTTTTATAGGAATATTGACCAACCCAAAGCCAATAGCTCCTGTCCAAATTGCTCGCATCTATATCTATTTATAAGGGTGAAATTTATGTTAATATTAAATTCTTTAATACGCTTTAAGTGGTTGATACCACTTAAAGAACTTATACCAGCTTTAAAAAGTTTGAAAAAATTTAATTTATGTCTCATTAAATAACTTGAGACACTATAAAAAAGTAGGATTATCCAATTTTACAGAAATCCGATAAGCTGCATTTACCAAGCCTACATGACTATAGGCTTGTGGAAAATTACCCCACTGACTTCCATCCTGATCGTCTACATCTTCACTAAATAGCATCAAATGATTACCATATGTTAATAGCTGTTTGAATACTTCCTGTGCTTCATCAAGTCTCCCAACACAAGCC encodes the following:
- a CDS encoding Ku protein — encoded protein: MRAIWTGAIGFGLVNIPIKLYSATASSSLDLDMLDRKDQSNIKFKRVNEKTGKEVGWENIVKGYFLKDHYVILEDADFEEASPEKTKMINLHAFVQLNEIDSIYFETPYFMEPQKGGEKAYQLLTKALEKSKTAGLGSFVMRNVEHLALVKPYQGGLVLNKIRYQQEIKSMDELHLPSAIKIQKAEMDMALQLIKQHSKVFDISKYKNEYMQDLLKIIQQKDKGKRATIRKINVENTKATELLAKLKASLA